The genomic stretch AGCCGGCCGCGGCGGTTCAACAGGGCCTCCAGGTCCTCTCCCACCAGCCACTCCATGACGATGTAGGGCGTCTCGCCGGAGAGGTCGCAGTCGTGGACCTGGATGACGTGGGGGTTCTGGAGGCGGGCAATCGCCCGCGCTTCCCATTCGAACTGCTGGCGCGCCAGGGGCGCGGGCGCGCAGTGGGCCGCCATCAGCTTGAGGGCCACGCGGCGCTGGAGCTTGGGATCCAACGCCACCCAGATGGTGCCCATGCCGCCGCCAGCCAGCCGCCGCTCCAGGACGTAGCGGTCGCCAATGACTTGTCGCTCGGAGTTGGAGTCTTCGACCATGGGAAGCGGGAAGTGTCTCACACCGGCCCCTCGCAAGGTACTGCGGGCGGCCCTCTCCCACGGCAGCCAGCCGCGCGGCGGCGACCGGCCTGTCACAACGCGCGTGCTACGGTCCCCGCCCCCATCCCGATACGGCGTGCACTCACCCAACCTCCGGAGGCGTCATGCCCGAGACTGAATCCGTCCTGAAGCACCCCGCCCCCGCGGCGACCGAAGCAGCCCCTTCCCTCTCGCGTGAGCCGGACGGCCATTCGCTCCCCGGTCTGCACGTCCCACCGGGGCTCAGGCCCGGCATGCCGCGCAACGCGATGACCACCAGCCCGGTGGAGTACGTCAACGAGCCGCTGCAGGTGCTCGCCGGCGCGCTGCCAGAGGACCTGCAAGGTCACGTCTATGTCGCGGGGCCCAGCGTGCACGCGGGCTCACCGGCCCTGGCTTCGGACGGGCTCGTGATGCGGCTGGACTTCCAGGTGGGCGGCGCCCGGTTCACCACCGCCACCATGCGCACCCCGTCGTACTACGCACGCCAGCAGGTGGACGCGGGCGCGACGGCGCGAGGCCCCCTGACTCGGCTGCTCAACCGCTTCCGCGAGACGACGCTGGCAGACGTGTCACTCACGCTGGGCCCGCAGGAGACGCCCAACACGGCGCCCTTCCTGGTCGAGGGCGAGCGGATGCTGCTGGTGACGACGGACGCGGGCCGCCCGTGGGCCATCCACCCCAAGACGTTGAAGGCGTACACACCGCTAGGCTACCTGCGTGAGTGGAACCGCGCTCTCCCCACGCCGTGGGCCTTCCCGCTGCTGCAGAGCACGGCCCACCCGGCCTTCGACCCCGCCGAGCGCATGGGCCTGCGCATCGACAAGGACCGGCCCCGCCTCTTCTTCACCAACCACGCGCCCAAGTGGCCCCTGGGTCCCGGTTACACGCAGTTGGTGAGCTGGGACACGGAAGAGAACCGGCTGCACCACTGGAAGCTGATGGACGCGGCCACGGGCGAGCCGGTGTTGGCGTCGTCGCTGCACCAGATCGCCGCCACGCGGGACTACGTGGTGCTGCTGGACGCCAACTTCCCCATCAACTTCTGGCAGATCGCCGCGCAGGCGGCGGTGCCCTTCCTGCCGCGGGTGCAGCGCGCGGTGGAGTGGCTGACGGCGTCCCCTGCCGCCCCGCAAGCGGTGTTCTGGGTGGTGCGGCGAGCGGACCTCCAGACGTCACCCGGGACGCTGGACCCGGAGAATCCGCCGCTCGTGTCCGCGCACCGCTTCCAGGCCGGAGGCGGCGGGCTGCACTTCGCCGCCATCTACGAGAACCCCGACGACGTCATCACCCTGGTCGCCGCGCACTCGCCTACCGAGGACCTGTCCCATACGCTGGAG from Myxococcus xanthus encodes the following:
- a CDS encoding carotenoid oxygenase family protein, which gives rise to MPETESVLKHPAPAATEAAPSLSREPDGHSLPGLHVPPGLRPGMPRNAMTTSPVEYVNEPLQVLAGALPEDLQGHVYVAGPSVHAGSPALASDGLVMRLDFQVGGARFTTATMRTPSYYARQQVDAGATARGPLTRLLNRFRETTLADVSLTLGPQETPNTAPFLVEGERMLLVTTDAGRPWAIHPKTLKAYTPLGYLREWNRALPTPWAFPLLQSTAHPAFDPAERMGLRIDKDRPRLFFTNHAPKWPLGPGYTQLVSWDTEENRLHHWKLMDAATGEPVLASSLHQIAATRDYVVLLDANFPINFWQIAAQAAVPFLPRVQRAVEWLTASPAAPQAVFWVVRRADLQTSPGTLDPENPPLVSAHRFQAGGGGLHFAAIYENPDDVITLVAAHSPTEDLSHTLEPGELLINGNRVQDWQAGMPTAVPVTRSSMGVHRIDMKRLRIQSNLYSHDDFTWGLTVFSNAGLVNGELEAHLRLLGHVMNGKVPTKELALYINSDGFTADMVPEALYQLYKPIVGDKSALPIRDGRAASFFKFFVDSGRFEGYVLPTGWFGFAPQFVPSARFPQVPHWKGYVVALVVSDPTPDLPANSTGDEVWIFDSEDIAKGPICRLGSRNFDVGMTLHTTFLPPGLPDLLEGQPPGNVAPYCVDVRQDLDMDAIERTYLEWPQTLLPRVPRVLFAPWRLGVKWALNFPKLRQVLQEDVYPHFPRR